The following coding sequences lie in one Rissa tridactyla isolate bRisTri1 chromosome Z, bRisTri1.patW.cur.20221130, whole genome shotgun sequence genomic window:
- the CAST gene encoding calpastatin isoform X2 — MSQPGAAHGDKKASGASSTSGENKGEAAEKKPGSANVSQPPKTQTSGAPSAVKKQSPSADASKPEIMKPSETKPAPTTKTEPGKTAQSTKPTDSQNKQASEERQKEPRDAKSQTSPSVTTASKPNNTGKVTTAQADQPPPATSTETAKPKPEKMSIAASPPGAGAASASVVTAADESSTEPGMDESALDSLIDTLGGPEEDVPPSPVYTGPEVTEDISSRYLEEMGKREGSLPPEYVKLLKSKGDGKDGVPPKVDKRDEKPMTDDELAEALSSDFTCPTASGEEKKTSLTEKPSKEGEIVQAQAASSVKTSVPPKEKKTKSKEEIKDDAMEALLDTLGGPEPEPEKDLTPVVEVSEVKAKEKKEKKAGERDDTIPPEYRLTPELDKDGKPILPKPEEKPKPLSESDLVDEFSKDFACPVQPAVQSKPSKPSTTSKKPSAPVSAKTTEEEAVPRATACTVQSSAPSAVSSVGHVADEALEALSSSLGKREPDPDEKKPVVDKVKEKTKQEERKKLGEDEETIPPEYRLTEAKATDGKPLLPKPEEKSQPMSENDLLEGLTEGFSCSPSPSAPLPTPTVIKKTKEGEKPADSADVISAATVSSVHSSAPPASTSGGKEMDEALDLLSDSLGQREPDPDENKPVVDKVKEKAKSEHRDKLGERDDTIPPDYRKLLESGGQGKPVKPTAKDDAKRKEQKKPTDDSAAIDALSGDFDTCAKAPATPQHSKDKSGKETITTKPTPKDKGKPKDPKKDLGASRKTSSFCWWIIIPEEQKLMQNPCGYSGWFLYSDTCWTFFIFSFFPVVD, encoded by the exons CCCGCACCAACAACCAAAACAGAACCTGGAAAAACCGCACAGTCAACCAAG CCAACAGACTCTCAAAATAAACAGGCTTCTGAAGAGAGGCAAAAGGAACCCCGTGAT GCAAAAAGCCAAACCTCACCTTCTGTGACAACAGCTTCTAAACCAAATAATACCGGAAAAGTAACTACAGCACAAGCTGATCAGCCTCCACCAGCAACCTCCACAGAGACAGCAAAG CCTAAGCCTGAGAAGATGTCCATAGCGGCTAGTCCACCTGGTGCAGGTGCAGCCAGTGCAAGTGTGGTTACTGCAGCTGATGAGTCAAGTACTGAG CCTGGCATGGATGAGTCGGCACTAGATAGCCTAATAGATACCCTAGGGGGACCTGAAGAAGATGTGCCTCCTAGTCCCGTTTACACTGGTCCAGAAGTTAcg GAAGATATATCTTCAAGATACTTGGAAGAAATGGGTAAACGGGAAGGTAGTCTCCCTCCAGAGTACGTTAAATTGTTGAAG AGTAAAGGGGATGGCAAAGATGGAGTCCCACCAAAAGTAGACAAACGAGATGAa AAGCCAATGACAGATGATGAGCTTGCAGAGGCCCTGTCATCTGACTTTACCTGTCCTACTGCGTCGggtgaagaaaagaagacaagtCTGACAGAG AAACCAAGTAAGGAAGGGGAAATCGTGCAAGCACAAGCAGCAAGTTCAGTCAAGACCTCAGTTCctccaaaggagaagaaaacaaaatcaaaagag gAAATTAAAGATGATGCAATGGAAGCTCTTCTTGATACTCTTGGTGGACCTGAACCTGAGCCTGAAAAAGATCTTACCCCTGTTGTAGAGGTGTCAGAG gtaaaagctaaagagaaaaaagaaaaaaaggctggagaACGTGATGATACGATACCTCCAGAATACAGGCTAACACCAGAGTTG GATAAAGATGGAAAACCAATATTGCCAAAGCCTGAAGAAAAACCTAAG CCTTTGAGTGAATCTGATCTTGTTGACGAATTTTCAAAAGACTTTGCCTGCCCTGTGCAGCCTGCAGTACAATCCAAACCATCGAAGCCCAGCACTACATCCAAA AAGCCGTCAGCTCCTGTGTCTGCAAAAACTACTGAGGAGGAAGCAGTCCCTCGTGCAACAGCGTGCACTGTGCAGTCTTCAGCTCCATCAGCTGTGTCTTCA GTTGGTCATGTGGCAGATGAAGCACTGGAAGCCTTGTCCAGTAGCCTAGGAAAGAGAGAGCCTGACCCAGATGAAAAGAAACCTGTGGTGGACAAAGTTAAG GAGAAAACCAAACAGGAAGAACGCAAAAAACTGGGTGAAGACGAAGAAACAATTCCTCCAGAGTACAGATTAACAGAAgcaaaa GCTACAGATGGAAAACCACTCTTaccaaaacctgaagaaaagtcTCAG CCTATGAGTGAAAATGATCTTTTAGAGGGTTTGACAGAAGGATTTTCCTGTTCTCCATCCCCATCTGCACCATTACCTACACCAACTGTAATAAAG AAAACTAAGGAGGGTGAAAAGCCCGCAGATTCCGCAGACGTTATCTCTGCTGCTACAGTTTCTTCAGTGCACTCATCAGCTCCTCCAGCTTCTACCTCA GGAGGAAAAGAGATGGATGAAGCCTTGGATCTCCTGTCTGATTCCCTGGGACAGAGGGAACCCGACCCTGATGAGAACAAACCAGTTGTGGATAAAGTAAAG GAGAAAGCTAAATCTGAACACAGAGACAAACTTGGAGAAAGAGATGATACTATCCCACCTGACTATCGAAAACTTCTGGAGTCAGGTGGGCAG GGTAAACCAGTGAAGCCAACAGCAAAGGATGATGCGAAACGCAAAGAACAAAAG AAGCCTACTGATGACTCTGCAGCTATCGATGCCCTATCAGGTGACTTCGATACTTGTGCAAAGGCTCCTGCCACACCACAGCACTCAAAG GACAAAAGCGGAAAGGAAACCATCACCACTAAACCAACCCCAAAAGATAAAGGAAAACCCAAAGACCCTAAAAAG gaTCTTGGTGCATCACGTAAAACATCGTCTTTCTGTTGGTGGATAATTATTCCTGAAGAACAAAAGCTGATGCAAAACCCATGTGGTTATTCTGGGTGGTTTTTGTACAGTGATACTTGTTGgacttttttcatattttcttttttcccagtaGTAGACtaa
- the CAST gene encoding calpastatin isoform X3, with translation MAFARWWYAMHGDKKASGASSTSGENKGEAAEKKPGSANVSQPPKTQTSGAPSAVKKQSPSADASKPEIMKPSETKPAPTTKTEPGKTAQSTKPTDSQNKQASEERQKEPRDAKSQTSPSVTTASKPNNTGKVTTAQADQPPPATSTETAKPKPEKMSIAASPPGAGAASASVVTAADESSTEPGMDESALDSLIDTLGGPEEDVPPSPVYTGPEVTEDISSRYLEEMGKREGSLPPEYVKLLKSKGDGKDGVPPKVDKRDEKPMTDDELAEALSSDFTCPTASGEEKKTSLTEKPSKEGEIVQAQAASSVKTSVPPKEKKTKSKEEIKDDAMEALLDTLGGPEPEPEKDLTPVVEVSEVKAKEKKEKKAGERDDTIPPEYRLTPELDKDGKPILPKPEEKPKPLSESDLVDEFSKDFACPVQPAVQSKPSKPSTTSKKPSAPVSAKTTEEEAVPRATACTVQSSAPSAVSSVGHVADEALEALSSSLGKREPDPDEKKPVVDKVKEKTKQEERKKLGEDEETIPPEYRLTEAKPMSENDLLEGLTEGFSCSPSPSAPLPTPTVIKKTKEGEKPADSADVISAATVSSVHSSAPPASTSGGKEMDEALDLLSDSLGQREPDPDENKPVVDKVKEKAKSEHRDKLGERDDTIPPDYRKLLESGGQGKPVKPTAKDDAKRKEQKKPTDDSAAIDALSGDFDTCAKAPATPQHSKDKSGKETITTKPTPKDKGKPKDPKKDLGASRKTSSFCWWIIIPEEQKLMQNPCGYSGWFLYSDTCWTFFIFSFFPVVD, from the exons CCCGCACCAACAACCAAAACAGAACCTGGAAAAACCGCACAGTCAACCAAG CCAACAGACTCTCAAAATAAACAGGCTTCTGAAGAGAGGCAAAAGGAACCCCGTGAT GCAAAAAGCCAAACCTCACCTTCTGTGACAACAGCTTCTAAACCAAATAATACCGGAAAAGTAACTACAGCACAAGCTGATCAGCCTCCACCAGCAACCTCCACAGAGACAGCAAAG CCTAAGCCTGAGAAGATGTCCATAGCGGCTAGTCCACCTGGTGCAGGTGCAGCCAGTGCAAGTGTGGTTACTGCAGCTGATGAGTCAAGTACTGAG CCTGGCATGGATGAGTCGGCACTAGATAGCCTAATAGATACCCTAGGGGGACCTGAAGAAGATGTGCCTCCTAGTCCCGTTTACACTGGTCCAGAAGTTAcg GAAGATATATCTTCAAGATACTTGGAAGAAATGGGTAAACGGGAAGGTAGTCTCCCTCCAGAGTACGTTAAATTGTTGAAG AGTAAAGGGGATGGCAAAGATGGAGTCCCACCAAAAGTAGACAAACGAGATGAa AAGCCAATGACAGATGATGAGCTTGCAGAGGCCCTGTCATCTGACTTTACCTGTCCTACTGCGTCGggtgaagaaaagaagacaagtCTGACAGAG AAACCAAGTAAGGAAGGGGAAATCGTGCAAGCACAAGCAGCAAGTTCAGTCAAGACCTCAGTTCctccaaaggagaagaaaacaaaatcaaaagag gAAATTAAAGATGATGCAATGGAAGCTCTTCTTGATACTCTTGGTGGACCTGAACCTGAGCCTGAAAAAGATCTTACCCCTGTTGTAGAGGTGTCAGAG gtaaaagctaaagagaaaaaagaaaaaaaggctggagaACGTGATGATACGATACCTCCAGAATACAGGCTAACACCAGAGTTG GATAAAGATGGAAAACCAATATTGCCAAAGCCTGAAGAAAAACCTAAG CCTTTGAGTGAATCTGATCTTGTTGACGAATTTTCAAAAGACTTTGCCTGCCCTGTGCAGCCTGCAGTACAATCCAAACCATCGAAGCCCAGCACTACATCCAAA AAGCCGTCAGCTCCTGTGTCTGCAAAAACTACTGAGGAGGAAGCAGTCCCTCGTGCAACAGCGTGCACTGTGCAGTCTTCAGCTCCATCAGCTGTGTCTTCA GTTGGTCATGTGGCAGATGAAGCACTGGAAGCCTTGTCCAGTAGCCTAGGAAAGAGAGAGCCTGACCCAGATGAAAAGAAACCTGTGGTGGACAAAGTTAAG GAGAAAACCAAACAGGAAGAACGCAAAAAACTGGGTGAAGACGAAGAAACAATTCCTCCAGAGTACAGATTAACAGAAgcaaaa CCTATGAGTGAAAATGATCTTTTAGAGGGTTTGACAGAAGGATTTTCCTGTTCTCCATCCCCATCTGCACCATTACCTACACCAACTGTAATAAAG AAAACTAAGGAGGGTGAAAAGCCCGCAGATTCCGCAGACGTTATCTCTGCTGCTACAGTTTCTTCAGTGCACTCATCAGCTCCTCCAGCTTCTACCTCA GGAGGAAAAGAGATGGATGAAGCCTTGGATCTCCTGTCTGATTCCCTGGGACAGAGGGAACCCGACCCTGATGAGAACAAACCAGTTGTGGATAAAGTAAAG GAGAAAGCTAAATCTGAACACAGAGACAAACTTGGAGAAAGAGATGATACTATCCCACCTGACTATCGAAAACTTCTGGAGTCAGGTGGGCAG GGTAAACCAGTGAAGCCAACAGCAAAGGATGATGCGAAACGCAAAGAACAAAAG AAGCCTACTGATGACTCTGCAGCTATCGATGCCCTATCAGGTGACTTCGATACTTGTGCAAAGGCTCCTGCCACACCACAGCACTCAAAG GACAAAAGCGGAAAGGAAACCATCACCACTAAACCAACCCCAAAAGATAAAGGAAAACCCAAAGACCCTAAAAAG gaTCTTGGTGCATCACGTAAAACATCGTCTTTCTGTTGGTGGATAATTATTCCTGAAGAACAAAAGCTGATGCAAAACCCATGTGGTTATTCTGGGTGGTTTTTGTACAGTGATACTTGTTGgacttttttcatattttcttttttcccagtaGTAGACtaa
- the CAST gene encoding calpastatin isoform X1 gives MAFARWWYAMHGDKKASGASSTSGENKGEAAEKKPGSANVSQPPKTQTSGAPSAVKKQSPSADASKPEIMKPSETKPAPTTKTEPGKTAQSTKPTDSQNKQASEERQKEPRDAKSQTSPSVTTASKPNNTGKVTTAQADQPPPATSTETAKPKPEKMSIAASPPGAGAASASVVTAADESSTEPGMDESALDSLIDTLGGPEEDVPPSPVYTGPEVTEDISSRYLEEMGKREGSLPPEYVKLLKSKGDGKDGVPPKVDKRDEKPMTDDELAEALSSDFTCPTASGEEKKTSLTEKPSKEGEIVQAQAASSVKTSVPPKEKKTKSKEEIKDDAMEALLDTLGGPEPEPEKDLTPVVEVSEVKAKEKKEKKAGERDDTIPPEYRLTPELDKDGKPILPKPEEKPKPLSESDLVDEFSKDFACPVQPAVQSKPSKPSTTSKKPSAPVSAKTTEEEAVPRATACTVQSSAPSAVSSVGHVADEALEALSSSLGKREPDPDEKKPVVDKVKEKTKQEERKKLGEDEETIPPEYRLTEAKATDGKPLLPKPEEKSQPMSENDLLEGLTEGFSCSPSPSAPLPTPTVIKKTKEGEKPADSADVISAATVSSVHSSAPPASTSGGKEMDEALDLLSDSLGQREPDPDENKPVVDKVKEKAKSEHRDKLGERDDTIPPDYRKLLESGGQGKPVKPTAKDDAKRKEQKKPTDDSAAIDALSGDFDTCAKAPATPQHSKDKSGKETITTKPTPKDKGKPKDPKKDLGASRKTSSFCWWIIIPEEQKLMQNPCGYSGWFLYSDTCWTFFIFSFFPVVD, from the exons CCCGCACCAACAACCAAAACAGAACCTGGAAAAACCGCACAGTCAACCAAG CCAACAGACTCTCAAAATAAACAGGCTTCTGAAGAGAGGCAAAAGGAACCCCGTGAT GCAAAAAGCCAAACCTCACCTTCTGTGACAACAGCTTCTAAACCAAATAATACCGGAAAAGTAACTACAGCACAAGCTGATCAGCCTCCACCAGCAACCTCCACAGAGACAGCAAAG CCTAAGCCTGAGAAGATGTCCATAGCGGCTAGTCCACCTGGTGCAGGTGCAGCCAGTGCAAGTGTGGTTACTGCAGCTGATGAGTCAAGTACTGAG CCTGGCATGGATGAGTCGGCACTAGATAGCCTAATAGATACCCTAGGGGGACCTGAAGAAGATGTGCCTCCTAGTCCCGTTTACACTGGTCCAGAAGTTAcg GAAGATATATCTTCAAGATACTTGGAAGAAATGGGTAAACGGGAAGGTAGTCTCCCTCCAGAGTACGTTAAATTGTTGAAG AGTAAAGGGGATGGCAAAGATGGAGTCCCACCAAAAGTAGACAAACGAGATGAa AAGCCAATGACAGATGATGAGCTTGCAGAGGCCCTGTCATCTGACTTTACCTGTCCTACTGCGTCGggtgaagaaaagaagacaagtCTGACAGAG AAACCAAGTAAGGAAGGGGAAATCGTGCAAGCACAAGCAGCAAGTTCAGTCAAGACCTCAGTTCctccaaaggagaagaaaacaaaatcaaaagag gAAATTAAAGATGATGCAATGGAAGCTCTTCTTGATACTCTTGGTGGACCTGAACCTGAGCCTGAAAAAGATCTTACCCCTGTTGTAGAGGTGTCAGAG gtaaaagctaaagagaaaaaagaaaaaaaggctggagaACGTGATGATACGATACCTCCAGAATACAGGCTAACACCAGAGTTG GATAAAGATGGAAAACCAATATTGCCAAAGCCTGAAGAAAAACCTAAG CCTTTGAGTGAATCTGATCTTGTTGACGAATTTTCAAAAGACTTTGCCTGCCCTGTGCAGCCTGCAGTACAATCCAAACCATCGAAGCCCAGCACTACATCCAAA AAGCCGTCAGCTCCTGTGTCTGCAAAAACTACTGAGGAGGAAGCAGTCCCTCGTGCAACAGCGTGCACTGTGCAGTCTTCAGCTCCATCAGCTGTGTCTTCA GTTGGTCATGTGGCAGATGAAGCACTGGAAGCCTTGTCCAGTAGCCTAGGAAAGAGAGAGCCTGACCCAGATGAAAAGAAACCTGTGGTGGACAAAGTTAAG GAGAAAACCAAACAGGAAGAACGCAAAAAACTGGGTGAAGACGAAGAAACAATTCCTCCAGAGTACAGATTAACAGAAgcaaaa GCTACAGATGGAAAACCACTCTTaccaaaacctgaagaaaagtcTCAG CCTATGAGTGAAAATGATCTTTTAGAGGGTTTGACAGAAGGATTTTCCTGTTCTCCATCCCCATCTGCACCATTACCTACACCAACTGTAATAAAG AAAACTAAGGAGGGTGAAAAGCCCGCAGATTCCGCAGACGTTATCTCTGCTGCTACAGTTTCTTCAGTGCACTCATCAGCTCCTCCAGCTTCTACCTCA GGAGGAAAAGAGATGGATGAAGCCTTGGATCTCCTGTCTGATTCCCTGGGACAGAGGGAACCCGACCCTGATGAGAACAAACCAGTTGTGGATAAAGTAAAG GAGAAAGCTAAATCTGAACACAGAGACAAACTTGGAGAAAGAGATGATACTATCCCACCTGACTATCGAAAACTTCTGGAGTCAGGTGGGCAG GGTAAACCAGTGAAGCCAACAGCAAAGGATGATGCGAAACGCAAAGAACAAAAG AAGCCTACTGATGACTCTGCAGCTATCGATGCCCTATCAGGTGACTTCGATACTTGTGCAAAGGCTCCTGCCACACCACAGCACTCAAAG GACAAAAGCGGAAAGGAAACCATCACCACTAAACCAACCCCAAAAGATAAAGGAAAACCCAAAGACCCTAAAAAG gaTCTTGGTGCATCACGTAAAACATCGTCTTTCTGTTGGTGGATAATTATTCCTGAAGAACAAAAGCTGATGCAAAACCCATGTGGTTATTCTGGGTGGTTTTTGTACAGTGATACTTGTTGgacttttttcatattttcttttttcccagtaGTAGACtaa
- the CAST gene encoding calpastatin isoform X7: protein MKPSETKPAPTTKTEPGKTAQSTKPTDSQNKQASEERQKEPRDAKSQTSPSVTTASKPNNTGKVTTAQADQPPPATSTETAKPKPEKMSIAASPPGAGAASASVVTAADESSTEPGMDESALDSLIDTLGGPEEDVPPSPVYTGPEVTEDISSRYLEEMGKREGSLPPEYVKLLKSKGDGKDGVPPKVDKRDEKPMTDDELAEALSSDFTCPTASGEEKKTSLTEKPSKEGEIVQAQAASSVKTSVPPKEKKTKSKEEIKDDAMEALLDTLGGPEPEPEKDLTPVVEVSEVKAKEKKEKKAGERDDTIPPEYRLTPELDKDGKPILPKPEEKPKPLSESDLVDEFSKDFACPVQPAVQSKPSKPSTTSKKPSAPVSAKTTEEEAVPRATACTVQSSAPSAVSSVGHVADEALEALSSSLGKREPDPDEKKPVVDKVKEKTKQEERKKLGEDEETIPPEYRLTEAKATDGKPLLPKPEEKSQPMSENDLLEGLTEGFSCSPSPSAPLPTPTVIKKTKEGEKPADSADVISAATVSSVHSSAPPASTSGGKEMDEALDLLSDSLGQREPDPDENKPVVDKVKEKAKSEHRDKLGERDDTIPPDYRKLLESGGQGKPVKPTAKDDAKRKEQKKPTDDSAAIDALSGDFDTCAKAPATPQHSKDKSGKETITTKPTPKDKGKPKDPKKDLGASRKTSSFCWWIIIPEEQKLMQNPCGYSGWFLYSDTCWTFFIFSFFPVVD, encoded by the exons CCCGCACCAACAACCAAAACAGAACCTGGAAAAACCGCACAGTCAACCAAG CCAACAGACTCTCAAAATAAACAGGCTTCTGAAGAGAGGCAAAAGGAACCCCGTGAT GCAAAAAGCCAAACCTCACCTTCTGTGACAACAGCTTCTAAACCAAATAATACCGGAAAAGTAACTACAGCACAAGCTGATCAGCCTCCACCAGCAACCTCCACAGAGACAGCAAAG CCTAAGCCTGAGAAGATGTCCATAGCGGCTAGTCCACCTGGTGCAGGTGCAGCCAGTGCAAGTGTGGTTACTGCAGCTGATGAGTCAAGTACTGAG CCTGGCATGGATGAGTCGGCACTAGATAGCCTAATAGATACCCTAGGGGGACCTGAAGAAGATGTGCCTCCTAGTCCCGTTTACACTGGTCCAGAAGTTAcg GAAGATATATCTTCAAGATACTTGGAAGAAATGGGTAAACGGGAAGGTAGTCTCCCTCCAGAGTACGTTAAATTGTTGAAG AGTAAAGGGGATGGCAAAGATGGAGTCCCACCAAAAGTAGACAAACGAGATGAa AAGCCAATGACAGATGATGAGCTTGCAGAGGCCCTGTCATCTGACTTTACCTGTCCTACTGCGTCGggtgaagaaaagaagacaagtCTGACAGAG AAACCAAGTAAGGAAGGGGAAATCGTGCAAGCACAAGCAGCAAGTTCAGTCAAGACCTCAGTTCctccaaaggagaagaaaacaaaatcaaaagag gAAATTAAAGATGATGCAATGGAAGCTCTTCTTGATACTCTTGGTGGACCTGAACCTGAGCCTGAAAAAGATCTTACCCCTGTTGTAGAGGTGTCAGAG gtaaaagctaaagagaaaaaagaaaaaaaggctggagaACGTGATGATACGATACCTCCAGAATACAGGCTAACACCAGAGTTG GATAAAGATGGAAAACCAATATTGCCAAAGCCTGAAGAAAAACCTAAG CCTTTGAGTGAATCTGATCTTGTTGACGAATTTTCAAAAGACTTTGCCTGCCCTGTGCAGCCTGCAGTACAATCCAAACCATCGAAGCCCAGCACTACATCCAAA AAGCCGTCAGCTCCTGTGTCTGCAAAAACTACTGAGGAGGAAGCAGTCCCTCGTGCAACAGCGTGCACTGTGCAGTCTTCAGCTCCATCAGCTGTGTCTTCA GTTGGTCATGTGGCAGATGAAGCACTGGAAGCCTTGTCCAGTAGCCTAGGAAAGAGAGAGCCTGACCCAGATGAAAAGAAACCTGTGGTGGACAAAGTTAAG GAGAAAACCAAACAGGAAGAACGCAAAAAACTGGGTGAAGACGAAGAAACAATTCCTCCAGAGTACAGATTAACAGAAgcaaaa GCTACAGATGGAAAACCACTCTTaccaaaacctgaagaaaagtcTCAG CCTATGAGTGAAAATGATCTTTTAGAGGGTTTGACAGAAGGATTTTCCTGTTCTCCATCCCCATCTGCACCATTACCTACACCAACTGTAATAAAG AAAACTAAGGAGGGTGAAAAGCCCGCAGATTCCGCAGACGTTATCTCTGCTGCTACAGTTTCTTCAGTGCACTCATCAGCTCCTCCAGCTTCTACCTCA GGAGGAAAAGAGATGGATGAAGCCTTGGATCTCCTGTCTGATTCCCTGGGACAGAGGGAACCCGACCCTGATGAGAACAAACCAGTTGTGGATAAAGTAAAG GAGAAAGCTAAATCTGAACACAGAGACAAACTTGGAGAAAGAGATGATACTATCCCACCTGACTATCGAAAACTTCTGGAGTCAGGTGGGCAG GGTAAACCAGTGAAGCCAACAGCAAAGGATGATGCGAAACGCAAAGAACAAAAG AAGCCTACTGATGACTCTGCAGCTATCGATGCCCTATCAGGTGACTTCGATACTTGTGCAAAGGCTCCTGCCACACCACAGCACTCAAAG GACAAAAGCGGAAAGGAAACCATCACCACTAAACCAACCCCAAAAGATAAAGGAAAACCCAAAGACCCTAAAAAG gaTCTTGGTGCATCACGTAAAACATCGTCTTTCTGTTGGTGGATAATTATTCCTGAAGAACAAAAGCTGATGCAAAACCCATGTGGTTATTCTGGGTGGTTTTTGTACAGTGATACTTGTTGgacttttttcatattttcttttttcccagtaGTAGACtaa
- the CAST gene encoding calpastatin isoform X6 has product MAFARWWYAMHGDKKASGASSTSGENKGEAAEKKPGSANVSQPPKTQTSGAPSAVKKQSPSADASKPEIMKPSETKPAPTTKTEPGKTAQSTKPTDSQNKQASEERQKEPRDAKSQTSPSVTTASKPNNTGKVTTAQADQPPPATSTETAKPKPEKMSIAASPPGAGAASASVVTAADESSTEPGMDESALDSLIDTLGGPEEDVPPSPVYTGPEVTEDISSRYLEEMGKREGSLPPEYVKLLKSKGDGKDGVPPKVDKRDEKPMTDDELAEALSSDFTCPTASGEEKKTSLTEKPSKEGEIVQAQAASSVKTSVPPKEKKTKSKEEIKDDAMEALLDTLGGPEPEPEKDLTPVVEVSEVKAKEKKEKKAGERDDTIPPEYRLTPELDKDGKPILPKPEEKPKPLSESDLVDEFSKDFACPVQPAVQSKPSKPSTTSKKPSAPVSAKTTEEEAVPRATACTVQSSAPSAVSSVGHVADEALEALSSSLGKREPDPDEKKPVVDKVKEKTKQEERKKLGEDEETIPPEYRLTEAKATDGKPLLPKPEEKSQPMSENDLLEGLTEGFSCSPSPSAPLPTPTVIKKTKEGEKPADSADVISAATVSSVHSSAPPASTSGGKEMDEALDLLSDSLGQREPDPDENKPVVDKVKEKAKSEHRDKLGERDDTIPPDYRKLLESGGQGKPVKPTAKDDAKRKEQKKPTDDSAAIDALSGDFDTCAKAPATPQHSKCRTKAERKPSPLNQPQKIKENPKTLKRILVHHVKHRLSVGG; this is encoded by the exons CCCGCACCAACAACCAAAACAGAACCTGGAAAAACCGCACAGTCAACCAAG CCAACAGACTCTCAAAATAAACAGGCTTCTGAAGAGAGGCAAAAGGAACCCCGTGAT GCAAAAAGCCAAACCTCACCTTCTGTGACAACAGCTTCTAAACCAAATAATACCGGAAAAGTAACTACAGCACAAGCTGATCAGCCTCCACCAGCAACCTCCACAGAGACAGCAAAG CCTAAGCCTGAGAAGATGTCCATAGCGGCTAGTCCACCTGGTGCAGGTGCAGCCAGTGCAAGTGTGGTTACTGCAGCTGATGAGTCAAGTACTGAG CCTGGCATGGATGAGTCGGCACTAGATAGCCTAATAGATACCCTAGGGGGACCTGAAGAAGATGTGCCTCCTAGTCCCGTTTACACTGGTCCAGAAGTTAcg GAAGATATATCTTCAAGATACTTGGAAGAAATGGGTAAACGGGAAGGTAGTCTCCCTCCAGAGTACGTTAAATTGTTGAAG AGTAAAGGGGATGGCAAAGATGGAGTCCCACCAAAAGTAGACAAACGAGATGAa AAGCCAATGACAGATGATGAGCTTGCAGAGGCCCTGTCATCTGACTTTACCTGTCCTACTGCGTCGggtgaagaaaagaagacaagtCTGACAGAG AAACCAAGTAAGGAAGGGGAAATCGTGCAAGCACAAGCAGCAAGTTCAGTCAAGACCTCAGTTCctccaaaggagaagaaaacaaaatcaaaagag gAAATTAAAGATGATGCAATGGAAGCTCTTCTTGATACTCTTGGTGGACCTGAACCTGAGCCTGAAAAAGATCTTACCCCTGTTGTAGAGGTGTCAGAG gtaaaagctaaagagaaaaaagaaaaaaaggctggagaACGTGATGATACGATACCTCCAGAATACAGGCTAACACCAGAGTTG GATAAAGATGGAAAACCAATATTGCCAAAGCCTGAAGAAAAACCTAAG CCTTTGAGTGAATCTGATCTTGTTGACGAATTTTCAAAAGACTTTGCCTGCCCTGTGCAGCCTGCAGTACAATCCAAACCATCGAAGCCCAGCACTACATCCAAA AAGCCGTCAGCTCCTGTGTCTGCAAAAACTACTGAGGAGGAAGCAGTCCCTCGTGCAACAGCGTGCACTGTGCAGTCTTCAGCTCCATCAGCTGTGTCTTCA GTTGGTCATGTGGCAGATGAAGCACTGGAAGCCTTGTCCAGTAGCCTAGGAAAGAGAGAGCCTGACCCAGATGAAAAGAAACCTGTGGTGGACAAAGTTAAG GAGAAAACCAAACAGGAAGAACGCAAAAAACTGGGTGAAGACGAAGAAACAATTCCTCCAGAGTACAGATTAACAGAAgcaaaa GCTACAGATGGAAAACCACTCTTaccaaaacctgaagaaaagtcTCAG CCTATGAGTGAAAATGATCTTTTAGAGGGTTTGACAGAAGGATTTTCCTGTTCTCCATCCCCATCTGCACCATTACCTACACCAACTGTAATAAAG AAAACTAAGGAGGGTGAAAAGCCCGCAGATTCCGCAGACGTTATCTCTGCTGCTACAGTTTCTTCAGTGCACTCATCAGCTCCTCCAGCTTCTACCTCA GGAGGAAAAGAGATGGATGAAGCCTTGGATCTCCTGTCTGATTCCCTGGGACAGAGGGAACCCGACCCTGATGAGAACAAACCAGTTGTGGATAAAGTAAAG GAGAAAGCTAAATCTGAACACAGAGACAAACTTGGAGAAAGAGATGATACTATCCCACCTGACTATCGAAAACTTCTGGAGTCAGGTGGGCAG GGTAAACCAGTGAAGCCAACAGCAAAGGATGATGCGAAACGCAAAGAACAAAAG AAGCCTACTGATGACTCTGCAGCTATCGATGCCCTATCAGGTGACTTCGATACTTGTGCAAAGGCTCCTGCCACACCACAGCACTCAAAG tgtAGGACAAAAGCGGAAAGGAAACCATCACCACTAAACCAACCCCAAAAGATAAAGGAAAACCCAAAGACCCTAAAAAG gaTCTTGGTGCATCACGTAAAACATCGTCTTTCTGTTGGTGGATAA